A genome region from Methanobacterium subterraneum includes the following:
- a CDS encoding transcriptional regulator produces the protein MSNMPLHRDHIIIEINELLSNHGFDTSNIYDRSCFDLVARRELLLLLMKVLVNVDGFSAAHAQEIKRVASTFFGSPLLVGLKSKNEVLEEDVVYERHGIPVIAPSTLRNIVVEDIYPEIFADRGGYYVQIDGQIIKEMREQQNLSLKDLADKAHVSRETIYKYETGRVRAQPDTAFLLENILDMRITLSVNLFSVPKNEGKADVKKGEPRELVDLGFGVINTNRTPFDAMAQAEATSKKAEPLITDLEKNRNQKVLRKMATNLKDLSRVIDTDAVFILEKKKDTECIEGVPVVHSWEIGEMKNPAEFLKMLAERRECN, from the coding sequence ATGTCGAACATGCCCTTACATCGAGATCATATAATTATTGAGATCAACGAGCTTCTATCCAACCATGGATTTGACACTTCTAATATATATGATAGAAGTTGTTTTGATCTGGTGGCCCGCAGGGAACTACTACTACTTCTAATGAAAGTACTGGTTAACGTGGATGGTTTTAGTGCAGCCCACGCCCAGGAAATAAAAAGAGTAGCCAGCACCTTCTTCGGATCTCCCCTTTTAGTAGGTCTAAAATCTAAAAATGAAGTTTTAGAGGAAGACGTGGTTTATGAACGCCACGGAATACCGGTTATTGCACCTTCAACTCTGCGTAATATAGTGGTGGAAGATATTTATCCTGAGATATTCGCAGACAGGGGTGGTTATTATGTGCAGATCGATGGACAGATCATTAAGGAAATGCGAGAACAGCAGAACTTATCCCTGAAGGATCTGGCTGACAAAGCCCATGTATCCCGGGAAACCATCTACAAATATGAAACCGGAAGGGTACGGGCACAACCAGACACCGCATTTTTACTGGAGAACATCCTGGACATGAGAATCACTCTTTCAGTTAACCTGTTTTCGGTTCCTAAAAATGAGGGGAAGGCAGATGTTAAAAAGGGCGAACCCCGTGAACTGGTTGATCTGGGTTTTGGAGTTATAAACACCAACCGTACACCCTTTGATGCTATGGCTCAGGCAGAAGCCACCTCCAAAAAGGCAGAACCCTTAATCACCGATTTGGAGAAAAACAGAAATCAGAAAGTCCTGCGTAAAATGGCCACAAATCTAAAGGACCTTTCTCGTGTGATTGACACTGATGCAGTTTTCATTCTGGAAAAAAAGAAGGATACTGAATGTATTGAGGGAGTTCCAGTAGTTCACAGCTGGGAGATCGGTGAAATGAAAAATCCAGCCGAGTTCCTTAAAATGCTGGCTGAAAGAAGGGAATGTAATTAA
- a CDS encoding tRNA(Ile)(2)-agmatinylcytidine synthase, with translation MNNHNFDNDFSVYVGIDDTDSASGMCTTYICCVIMDRLISCGFRVDGPPRLIRLNPFAPHKTRGNGAVSFKIVLKSKKEVEQAKKIIRDMVGNLAVMGDPKTNPGLVFYEGKITPELQDYAIRTIRTIVSQEEAEKLAGNLGADIFKYKKGRGVIGSLAAIGCPLTDATYELLAYREPANYGKKRMVDEDSVLGMNQKTYPNTFDNVDDGYMTITPHTPCPVLYGIRGETMGAVEEAHKLVKVSEPIEFFRVFLTNQHTDMHLQNIDAISNMKQFQCYIVPGTVRTQPVVIEGGHVIFVLEDESGEVECAAYEPTKKFRDVVRHLAPGDQVIVYGGIGNKGTLNVEKIKITSLAPVYEYLNPICDCGKRMKSAGKGKGYKCPRCGSKMPTGSEEDVEVREKREIERMIKPGFYEVPPSARRHLSKPLVRG, from the coding sequence ATGAATAACCATAATTTTGATAATGATTTTAGCGTTTATGTTGGTATTGATGACACTGACTCTGCCAGTGGCATGTGCACCACATATATATGTTGTGTGATAATGGACCGACTTATAAGTTGTGGTTTTAGAGTTGATGGTCCACCCCGCCTGATACGTCTCAACCCATTTGCACCCCATAAAACAAGGGGAAACGGAGCAGTATCATTTAAAATAGTCCTAAAATCTAAAAAAGAAGTTGAACAGGCTAAAAAAATAATTCGAGACATGGTAGGGAATCTGGCAGTCATGGGAGACCCTAAAACAAACCCAGGACTGGTATTCTATGAGGGAAAGATAACCCCTGAACTTCAGGATTATGCCATCCGAACCATCCGGACTATTGTAAGCCAAGAGGAAGCAGAAAAGTTAGCAGGGAATTTAGGTGCAGATATATTCAAGTATAAGAAAGGTAGAGGTGTTATAGGATCTCTGGCAGCCATTGGTTGTCCCCTTACTGATGCTACCTATGAATTACTGGCCTACCGTGAACCTGCAAATTACGGGAAAAAAAGGATGGTGGATGAAGATTCAGTGCTGGGGATGAACCAAAAAACCTATCCCAACACTTTTGACAATGTTGATGATGGTTACATGACCATAACTCCCCATACCCCATGTCCGGTTCTTTACGGGATCCGGGGAGAGACCATGGGAGCAGTGGAGGAAGCTCATAAACTGGTTAAGGTTTCTGAACCCATAGAGTTTTTCAGGGTGTTTTTAACCAATCAGCATACTGATATGCACCTGCAAAACATAGATGCCATTTCCAATATGAAACAGTTCCAGTGTTACATCGTCCCGGGAACAGTTAGAACTCAGCCAGTGGTTATTGAAGGGGGACACGTTATTTTCGTCCTAGAGGATGAATCTGGTGAGGTGGAATGTGCAGCATATGAACCCACCAAAAAATTCCGTGATGTGGTGCGCCACCTGGCCCCTGGAGACCAGGTGATAGTATACGGGGGAATTGGGAATAAAGGAACCCTCAATGTGGAAAAAATCAAAATCACATCTTTAGCACCCGTATACGAATATTTAAACCCGATCTGTGACTGTGGTAAACGTATGAAGTCTGCAGGTAAGGGTAAAGGGTACAAGTGTCCCCGTTGTGGTAGTAAAATGCCAACTGGTTCTGAAGAAGATGTGGAAGTTAGGGAAAAAAGGGAAATTGAACGAATGATTAAACCCGGTTTTTATGAAGTTCCACCTTCAGCACGCCGCCATCTGAGTAAACCATTAGTTAGAGGTTGA
- a CDS encoding MmgE/PrpD family protein, whose product MITQYLAEFIDSTRYQDLPENVINQAKLCFLDFLGVSLRGSRGESSGIVRNIINAQGDSTVIGYDTSTPMDAALANGVSAHCLDLDDGHRLAQLHPGACVIPSALALAETEKRSGKEFITAMVVGYQVAIQLGMLLNPSHRHKGFHSTGTCGTIGAAAAASKILDLDKENILNALGLAGTQAAGLLESDHAGSMAKHLHAGKSAQEGVLSALLASEGFTGAHTILEGKEGFLKAMGEINDVQTPLPETAPEQPTNGEFEILRVYFKKYPVCRHLHSSLDAIFNIMEYNKIKITDIHDVAVETYEIAALHNNYHPETAEGFRQSLPLSLAMAIINGNLDVVNIGNTNCEDLNEIASKIRIKCNDDLNKLYPHKRPSKVTIKSKGQFYISRIDLPKGEPETPFTREELLNKFNTLNPEVDVNVLDVLEDLEDLRTDKLMNSLNDEFK is encoded by the coding sequence ATGATTACCCAATATCTTGCAGAGTTCATTGATTCTACCCGTTACCAGGATCTTCCAGAAAATGTTATTAACCAGGCAAAACTCTGTTTTCTGGATTTTCTAGGAGTTTCCCTAAGGGGTTCCCGTGGTGAAAGTTCAGGAATTGTGAGAAACATTATAAATGCCCAGGGAGATTCCACTGTTATTGGTTATGATACAAGTACCCCCATGGATGCTGCTTTAGCCAACGGTGTATCTGCCCACTGCCTGGATCTGGATGATGGTCATCGCCTGGCCCAGCTTCATCCTGGTGCCTGTGTTATCCCCTCAGCACTGGCTTTAGCCGAGACAGAGAAACGATCCGGAAAAGAATTTATAACTGCCATGGTGGTGGGATATCAAGTAGCAATTCAGCTGGGGATGTTGCTTAATCCAAGTCATCGCCATAAAGGTTTCCACAGTACTGGTACCTGTGGCACCATTGGTGCTGCGGCTGCCGCCTCCAAGATATTGGATCTGGATAAAGAAAATATTCTGAATGCATTGGGGTTGGCAGGGACCCAAGCTGCAGGGTTATTGGAGTCTGATCATGCAGGTAGCATGGCCAAACACCTACATGCAGGTAAATCCGCCCAAGAAGGCGTTTTATCAGCATTATTAGCCAGTGAAGGCTTTACCGGAGCCCATACTATTCTTGAAGGGAAAGAAGGGTTTTTAAAAGCTATGGGAGAAATTAATGATGTACAAACTCCTTTACCAGAAACAGCCCCTGAACAACCAACTAACGGGGAATTTGAAATTTTACGGGTATACTTCAAAAAATATCCAGTATGCAGACATTTACACTCATCATTGGATGCTATTTTTAATATAATGGAATATAATAAAATTAAAATCACCGATATTCATGATGTGGCTGTTGAAACCTATGAAATTGCAGCTCTTCATAATAATTATCATCCAGAAACTGCTGAAGGATTCAGGCAGAGTTTACCCCTGAGTTTGGCCATGGCCATTATCAATGGAAATTTGGATGTGGTGAACATTGGAAACACCAACTGTGAAGATTTGAATGAAATTGCTAGTAAAATCAGGATTAAATGTAATGACGATTTAAATAAACTTTATCCCCATAAAAGGCCCTCAAAAGTAACCATTAAAAGTAAAGGTCAATTTTACATATCAAGAATTGATCTCCCTAAAGGAGAACCTGAAACTCCATTCACCAGGGAGGAATTATTAAATAAATTCAACACCCTCAATCCCGAGGTGGATGTGAATGTTTTGGATGTTCTGGAAGATTTAGAAGATTTACGCACAGATAAATTAATGAATTCCCTTAATGATGAGTTTAAATGA
- a CDS encoding peptidase — protein MDTHDFLNKIGIIKSENNLQDSPKRFPDGAQYRFEVPGIQKPGALEGLLEAIDEYEVMVHRVTQTKGIMLLTDQEILDMADLAHDAQMELFLSVGPRAPYDTSASAKTKEGARIGYRLRGYDNLTYAIEDVKRAVDLGVRGIVVYDEGLLWVLSKMREEGELPTNVHFKVSAHCGHGNPASAKLLEMIGANSFNPVRDLQIAMLEALRNSVDISLDIHTENPKSSGGFIRHYEAPEIIRKACPVYLKTGGSVAAYHGYDTTRKEAGERARQVLLVQSMVNRFYPEAVISKKGASEMAIPDNI, from the coding sequence ATGGACACTCATGACTTTTTAAATAAAATTGGAATTATTAAATCTGAAAATAATTTACAGGATTCACCTAAGCGGTTTCCAGATGGTGCCCAGTACCGTTTTGAAGTTCCAGGTATCCAGAAACCAGGTGCCCTGGAGGGTTTACTGGAAGCCATTGATGAGTACGAGGTTATGGTGCACCGGGTGACCCAAACTAAGGGAATAATGCTCTTGACTGATCAGGAAATACTGGACATGGCAGATCTGGCCCATGATGCCCAGATGGAACTCTTTTTAAGCGTGGGTCCACGTGCACCCTATGACACCAGTGCCTCTGCCAAGACTAAGGAGGGGGCACGTATAGGATACCGGTTAAGGGGATATGATAATTTAACCTACGCCATTGAAGATGTTAAAAGGGCGGTGGATCTCGGTGTAAGGGGTATAGTGGTCTACGATGAAGGACTCCTGTGGGTGCTGAGTAAAATGCGTGAAGAAGGAGAATTACCCACTAATGTGCATTTCAAGGTTTCAGCCCACTGTGGTCATGGGAATCCTGCCTCGGCAAAGCTTCTGGAAATGATTGGAGCGAATTCATTCAACCCGGTCCGAGATCTGCAGATAGCCATGCTGGAGGCTTTACGAAACTCAGTGGATATATCCCTGGATATTCACACTGAAAATCCCAAATCTTCTGGAGGGTTCATCAGGCATTACGAGGCACCGGAAATCATAAGAAAAGCCTGTCCGGTGTACCTTAAAACAGGGGGGTCGGTGGCAGCTTATCATGGGTATGATACCACCCGTAAAGAAGCAGGAGAAAGGGCAAGGCAAGTTTTACTGGTTCAAAGTATGGTAAACCGTTTTTATCCTGAAGCTGTGATCTCCAAAAAGGGAGCAAGTGAAATGGCCATACCAGATAATATTTAA
- a CDS encoding fumarate hydratase — translation MLVNIKELVKDAVIEASTTFREDQIKAYQRAVEMEENDNARWVLELLLENAEVAHCNKVPLCDDTGIPHVLVELGVRTKFNPDLFNQIEEGISLGLIKLPGRPMAVQGDDIGRIEQSQGLYNDPGKVIPPSVLVDKMDGEGVKIHVLMLGGGPEIRSHTYRVFHQRDHGNLFKEALTWMRSEIPKLGCTPCIPALGIGRTHFEASSLMLKAMAYGNLNHQSLIEKKITNALNNTNVGALGLGGSVTALGTMVKVGPQRASGVRIVCMRPCCCVEPRKASIYLSQDSLE, via the coding sequence ATGTTGGTAAACATCAAGGAACTGGTTAAAGATGCGGTGATAGAAGCCAGCACCACTTTCAGAGAAGACCAGATTAAGGCTTATCAGCGGGCTGTGGAAATGGAAGAAAATGATAACGCCCGCTGGGTTCTGGAGTTATTACTGGAGAATGCAGAAGTCGCCCATTGTAATAAAGTTCCTCTATGTGACGACACTGGCATCCCCCATGTACTGGTAGAATTAGGAGTTAGAACAAAGTTTAATCCTGATTTATTCAACCAAATAGAAGAAGGCATATCTTTAGGCCTTATTAAGTTACCTGGAAGGCCAATGGCAGTTCAAGGAGATGATATTGGGCGGATTGAACAGAGCCAGGGACTTTACAATGATCCGGGAAAAGTAATACCTCCATCTGTTTTAGTTGATAAAATGGATGGTGAGGGTGTTAAAATCCATGTATTAATGTTAGGTGGAGGTCCAGAGATAAGGAGTCACACTTATCGTGTTTTTCACCAGCGGGATCATGGAAACCTTTTTAAGGAAGCATTGACATGGATGAGATCAGAGATTCCTAAGTTGGGATGTACACCATGCATCCCTGCACTGGGGATTGGGAGAACCCATTTTGAAGCGTCATCACTGATGTTAAAGGCAATGGCCTATGGGAATCTTAATCATCAATCATTAATTGAAAAAAAGATAACTAATGCCTTGAATAATACCAATGTAGGTGCCCTTGGTCTAGGGGGTTCAGTAACCGCACTGGGGACTATGGTGAAAGTAGGGCCGCAAAGGGCTAGTGGAGTGCGTATTGTTTGTATGCGCCCCTGTTGTTGTGTTGAACCACGGAAAGCATCTATTTATCTTTCACAAGATTCACTGGAGTAA
- a CDS encoding citryl-CoA lyase gives MAIGRETVENLLKLTKPKWRTSITKVEPNRIITRGYPQEDLIGNISFSEMVYLLLKGEIPHEKQAKMLEAVLVSFCDHGVTPPSTQVARIMASTGAPMNTCVSGGISSFGKYHAGALERSMRILQRIIKEGVNSNGPPSSSSDLKNSALIVVEHFLEKGKKIPGFGHRFHDEDPRPVKLIKTAKKYGCFGIHSELAVSIENLLLEMKGIRMNIDGANAGILSDMGFDWELGTGVFMIGRVPALVSHIKEEKSVENSFRKFVEVEDIYYNGLECRNIDSDRNELNTSK, from the coding sequence ATGGCAATTGGAAGAGAGACTGTGGAAAATTTATTAAAGCTTACCAAGCCCAAATGGAGGACCTCCATTACTAAGGTAGAACCTAACCGAATAATCACCCGCGGATACCCTCAGGAAGATTTGATAGGAAATATTTCATTTTCAGAAATGGTTTATTTACTCCTGAAGGGTGAAATTCCCCATGAAAAACAAGCCAAGATGTTGGAAGCTGTTTTAGTCTCTTTTTGTGATCACGGAGTAACCCCCCCCAGCACCCAAGTGGCCAGGATCATGGCCTCCACCGGTGCCCCCATGAATACTTGTGTCTCAGGAGGAATATCTTCCTTTGGAAAATACCACGCTGGTGCCCTGGAACGTTCCATGCGCATATTACAGAGGATAATTAAGGAAGGTGTTAATTCCAATGGCCCTCCTTCATCCAGTAGTGATCTGAAAAATTCGGCGCTGATTGTGGTGGAACACTTCCTGGAGAAGGGGAAAAAAATACCCGGATTTGGGCACCGTTTCCATGATGAAGACCCCCGACCAGTTAAACTTATTAAAACTGCCAAAAAATATGGATGTTTTGGAATTCACAGTGAATTAGCTGTTTCTATTGAAAATTTACTCCTGGAAATGAAGGGCATCCGTATGAATATAGACGGTGCCAATGCAGGGATACTCTCAGACATGGGGTTTGACTGGGAGTTAGGAACCGGGGTATTCATGATCGGGAGAGTTCCAGCACTTGTTTCACACATAAAAGAGGAAAAATCTGTTGAAAATTCTTTTAGAAAGTTTGTTGAAGTTGAAGATATTTATTACAATGGCTTAGAGTGTAGAAATATTGATTCTGATAGAAATGAACTTAATACATCCAAATAA
- a CDS encoding V-type ATP synthase subunit H has product MTTISEAITTIKKAESDADKLIEDTKAKSSEMILEAKSKSIETIEKAKEEANSDAEKITFEAETNAKKEAYQINNQTNEKVEITKTSAAKMVDEAAEVIVKSIL; this is encoded by the coding sequence ATGACAACGATATCAGAAGCGATAACAACGATAAAGAAGGCTGAAAGTGATGCCGATAAACTAATAGAGGACACAAAAGCCAAGTCTTCTGAAATGATTCTAGAAGCCAAATCTAAATCAATAGAAACCATAGAAAAGGCCAAAGAGGAAGCTAACAGTGATGCTGAAAAGATCACTTTTGAAGCCGAAACTAACGCCAAAAAGGAAGCATACCAAATAAACAACCAAACAAATGAAAAAGTAGAGATAACTAAAACAAGTGCTGCCAAAATGGTTGATGAGGCTGCTGAAGTCATTGTGAAAAGCATATTATAG
- a CDS encoding V-type ATP synthase subunit I, translating into MFKPARMKKLRIITLDKYADSAVSSLHEAGLVQIEDISERIQQDAEWRQILKPSSTSPFTGKISSLLMKTSGTVDFLKSMAKKEKGILPLVKGFINPPPIKKVEVETLDTEELIQKAERLLGEVESQTKPREEKINQLDSRKTELENALRVAGNLSNFDVDLGLLEESDYVSVIAGKLSSETYDKFMGYLKDLTNEIVVFDQDDESKGFKILVIVTVKTHQEEVLSQLRKMEFERFEFSGLNGKPSEIIQKSESEMESIAREKESVLNDLAEVSNEWFEQLRALKEELEIEKQRNEVFSSFGETDKTVLFEGWVPEKKLKKALLTIETSTEGHSIVDVTDPDVEKDNIPVQLDNPKFAKPYEMFVNMYSPPDYREIDPTILMAIVFPFFFGFCLTEAGYGIIDAMVGYIIFRGLGRNSKTMANMGLIMVACGVWAVILGLVTNSFIGDLIPRFIWGDTSMALPTTIPSINSFAHPENILIIAIVVGVIHLNLGLAIGAYNNIVRGDTKEALGAQIVWFILEAGIALLAIGYLLLGGGILMYAGVGIFVLSLIMLVYFNGMFGIMDLSGFLGNVLSYARLLALALSTGGIAMTVNILTGICAEMIPLIGIIIAPIVFVGGQIANLAFQTLGAFINALRLHYVEFFAQFYIGGSQKFKAFRAKRKFTDIGGK; encoded by the coding sequence ATGTTCAAGCCGGCAAGGATGAAAAAGCTTAGGATAATCACCTTGGACAAGTACGCTGATTCGGCAGTGAGTTCACTTCACGAAGCAGGCTTAGTCCAGATTGAAGATATATCCGAGCGCATACAACAGGACGCAGAATGGAGGCAGATCCTGAAACCATCCAGCACCTCTCCTTTTACCGGTAAAATTTCTTCCCTTTTGATGAAAACATCAGGGACTGTTGATTTTCTAAAATCAATGGCCAAAAAAGAGAAGGGAATTTTACCCCTGGTTAAGGGTTTTATTAACCCTCCACCCATTAAAAAAGTAGAAGTAGAAACCCTGGATACCGAAGAACTTATTCAAAAGGCCGAAAGACTCCTGGGAGAAGTTGAATCACAAACAAAACCCCGGGAAGAAAAAATAAACCAGTTAGACTCTAGGAAAACTGAACTTGAAAATGCCCTTAGAGTTGCTGGTAATCTTTCCAATTTTGACGTTGATCTCGGTCTTCTGGAAGAATCTGATTATGTCTCTGTTATTGCGGGAAAACTATCCTCAGAAACCTATGATAAATTCATGGGTTATTTGAAGGATTTAACCAACGAAATTGTAGTTTTTGACCAGGACGATGAATCAAAAGGATTCAAAATACTGGTTATTGTAACTGTGAAAACCCACCAAGAAGAAGTTCTGAGTCAGTTGCGTAAGATGGAATTTGAAAGATTCGAATTTTCAGGGCTCAATGGTAAACCCTCAGAAATAATCCAGAAATCAGAATCTGAAATGGAATCTATTGCCCGGGAAAAAGAATCCGTCTTAAACGATCTGGCAGAAGTATCTAATGAATGGTTCGAGCAACTTAGAGCCCTTAAAGAAGAGTTGGAAATCGAAAAACAACGCAACGAAGTCTTTTCTTCATTTGGTGAAACTGATAAAACTGTTTTGTTTGAAGGATGGGTTCCGGAGAAAAAACTCAAAAAAGCTCTTTTAACCATTGAAACATCAACTGAGGGCCACTCAATTGTAGATGTAACTGACCCTGATGTGGAAAAAGACAATATACCAGTTCAACTGGATAACCCTAAATTCGCAAAACCCTATGAAATGTTCGTAAACATGTATTCTCCCCCGGATTACCGGGAAATTGACCCCACTATCCTCATGGCAATTGTATTCCCATTTTTCTTCGGTTTCTGTCTCACAGAAGCAGGTTATGGTATTATCGATGCCATGGTAGGCTATATTATTTTCAGAGGACTGGGAAGAAACAGCAAAACAATGGCCAACATGGGTCTGATTATGGTTGCCTGTGGAGTATGGGCTGTAATACTGGGACTGGTTACCAACAGTTTCATAGGAGACTTAATCCCTCGATTCATCTGGGGAGATACAAGTATGGCTCTTCCAACCACCATACCATCCATAAACTCCTTTGCACACCCTGAAAACATACTCATAATCGCCATAGTAGTGGGTGTAATACACCTGAACCTGGGTTTAGCAATTGGAGCCTACAACAACATAGTTCGTGGGGACACTAAAGAAGCTTTAGGAGCCCAGATTGTCTGGTTTATCCTGGAAGCAGGTATTGCATTACTGGCAATAGGATACCTCCTTTTAGGAGGCGGAATATTGATGTACGCAGGAGTAGGTATCTTTGTATTGAGCCTAATCATGCTGGTGTATTTCAACGGTATGTTTGGAATTATGGATTTATCCGGTTTCCTGGGAAACGTATTATCATACGCCAGGCTCCTGGCACTGGCACTTTCCACTGGTGGGATCGCAATGACCGTGAATATATTAACCGGAATTTGCGCTGAAATGATCCCTCTGATTGGAATAATAATTGCACCAATAGTATTCGTTGGAGGACAAATCGCAAACCTTGCCTTCCAAACACTGGGTGCATTCATCAATGCATTACGTTTGCATTACGTTGAGTTTTTCGCTCAATTTTACATAGGCGGAAGTCAGAAATTCAAGGCTTTCCGTGCCAAAAGAAAGTTTACTGATATAGGAGGAAAATAA
- a CDS encoding V-type ATP synthase subunit K (produces ATP from ADP in the presence of a proton gradient across the membrane; the K subunit is a nonenzymatic component which binds the dimeric form by interacting with the G and E subunits) — MVEVALGTALAAIGAGLAVGFAGLGSGLGQGIAAAGSVGAVAEDEDMFARGIIFTALPETQAIYGFLIAILLMVFTIMANKALSPSLGLVAIGAGAAIGFAGLGSGMGQGITASSSVGAVVENEDMFARGIIFTALPETQAIYGFLIAILLMVFGGILAG, encoded by the coding sequence ATGGTAGAAGTCGCTTTAGGAACAGCATTAGCAGCAATCGGTGCTGGATTAGCAGTCGGTTTTGCAGGATTAGGATCAGGTTTAGGTCAAGGAATAGCAGCAGCAGGAAGTGTAGGTGCGGTGGCCGAAGATGAAGACATGTTCGCCAGAGGTATCATCTTCACTGCACTACCTGAAACCCAGGCTATTTACGGGTTCCTGATTGCCATACTCCTTATGGTTTTCACAATTATGGCTAACAAAGCATTGTCTCCTTCCTTAGGTCTGGTGGCAATAGGTGCAGGAGCCGCAATAGGGTTTGCCGGTCTAGGTTCCGGTATGGGGCAAGGTATCACCGCATCCTCATCAGTAGGAGCAGTAGTTGAAAACGAAGACATGTTCGCCAGAGGTATCATCTTCACTGCACTACCTGAAACCCAGGCTATTTACGGGTTCCTGATTGCTATACTCCTCATGGTATTCGGCGGAATTCTGGCAGGATGA
- a CDS encoding V-type proton ATPase subunit E: protein MSAGTDKIVSSIMSDAQIKVESILAEAEKEKESIISEGNAQAAAEKEKILENAEKQAKMRYQQIISEAKMNSRRMELEAREEVIEEAFSKAEEKLKEIASSDAAEYKASLEKVITEAGTEIGGGDMIVLVKESDAAKIKGSLPSIEKDISNNTSTPTKLEMGENINTIGGAIVRTKNGEIEVNNTIEARMLRFKKSLRSEVAGILFK from the coding sequence ATGAGCGCCGGGACAGATAAAATAGTCTCAAGTATAATGTCTGATGCCCAGATAAAAGTAGAATCCATATTAGCGGAAGCTGAAAAGGAAAAAGAATCCATTATCTCCGAAGGCAATGCTCAAGCAGCAGCAGAAAAGGAGAAAATCTTAGAAAACGCTGAAAAACAGGCAAAAATGAGGTATCAACAGATTATCTCAGAAGCTAAGATGAACTCCAGGAGAATGGAACTTGAGGCTCGAGAGGAAGTAATAGAAGAAGCTTTCAGCAAAGCTGAAGAAAAGCTTAAAGAAATAGCTTCTTCAGATGCAGCTGAATACAAGGCATCTCTTGAAAAAGTAATCACCGAAGCTGGTACTGAAATTGGAGGTGGAGACATGATAGTCCTCGTTAAAGAAAGCGATGCGGCTAAAATAAAAGGATCCCTACCTTCCATTGAAAAAGATATCAGCAACAACACAAGTACCCCCACTAAACTGGAGATGGGCGAAAACATCAACACCATTGGAGGAGCTATTGTTAGAACCAAAAATGGTGAAATAGAGGTTAACAACACCATCGAAGCAAGGATGTTAAGATTTAAAAAATCTCTAAGATCTGAAGTTGCCGGGATACTGTTCAAATAA